The Teredinibacter sp. KSP-S5-2 genome includes a window with the following:
- a CDS encoding metalloregulator ArsR/SmtB family transcription factor, whose translation MARTKTTSDPFNAIAEPKRRALIENLAGGALTVNEIVGRMGWNQPVVSKHLGVLKQVGLVLESKQGRFRVYRVNPEQLKLIHDWVHQFEGYWSQQLDQLGEYLDTIQSKEISDDNE comes from the coding sequence ATGGCCCGAACAAAAACCACCTCTGACCCGTTTAATGCGATCGCAGAACCCAAACGCAGGGCGCTTATCGAAAATCTGGCGGGGGGAGCCCTAACAGTGAATGAGATTGTCGGGCGAATGGGCTGGAACCAGCCTGTTGTATCCAAGCATCTTGGTGTGCTTAAGCAGGTTGGCCTGGTCTTGGAAAGCAAGCAGGGGCGTTTTCGGGTTTACCGGGTTAACCCTGAGCAATTAAAACTCATTCACGATTGGGTGCACCAGTTTGAAGGTTACTGGAGTCAGCAGTTGGATCAACTGGGGGAGTACCTTGATACCATTCAATCCAAGGAGATAAGCGATGACAACGAATAA
- a CDS encoding DUF4410 domain-containing protein, producing the protein MKKMVVLTLVFSYVFLAGCAGTHLRVDQGYAFQQNDIFSYEIVDNANVTPQGMSIFKERLESKIKALGLNTSGESTKLIEVTFTNYYMRHGAARALVGVMAGSDNITSTVLIKDRSSGEIVGKLQVVSKNPTATSSARLLIEQHADKIADYIKTGKL; encoded by the coding sequence ATGAAAAAAATGGTTGTATTAACGTTGGTTTTCAGCTACGTATTTCTAGCCGGGTGTGCAGGGACTCACTTACGTGTTGATCAGGGTTATGCTTTTCAGCAGAACGATATCTTTTCTTATGAGATTGTTGATAACGCGAATGTAACTCCACAAGGAATGTCTATTTTTAAGGAAAGATTGGAGTCAAAAATTAAAGCGTTAGGGTTAAATACCTCCGGTGAATCAACTAAGTTAATCGAAGTAACGTTCACAAATTACTACATGCGACACGGAGCGGCTAGAGCTTTGGTTGGTGTAATGGCCGGTTCAGATAATATAACTAGTACTGTTCTAATTAAGGATAGATCCAGTGGTGAAATCGTGGGAAAACTGCAGGTGGTTTCCAAGAATCCCACTGCAACAAGTTCTGCTCGCCTGTTAATTGAACAGCATGCTGATAAAATAGCTGACTACATTAAAACCGGTAAGTTATAG
- a CDS encoding class I SAM-dependent methyltransferase: protein MPSSKEKQILNSWAKNASPWVNAIQEKQIQSRNLVTDQAIIDTVMSYSPNNVLDIGCGEGWLARALFARGVSVTGVDATEKLISQARQFGGGEFQILPYDQISSSAIPGRYDLAVCNFSLLGKDSVEYLFKTLPELLQPQGRFIVQTLHPHASYGQARYEDGWRSGSWDGFSQEFVDPAPWYFRTLESWVNLFLNNGFTLGELKETINPQTGALASLILVGGVNP, encoded by the coding sequence ATGCCTTCCTCAAAGGAAAAACAGATTCTGAACTCTTGGGCGAAAAATGCGTCTCCCTGGGTTAACGCCATTCAGGAAAAGCAAATTCAGAGTCGAAATCTGGTCACGGATCAAGCCATAATTGATACGGTTATGTCGTATTCCCCAAATAACGTTCTCGATATCGGTTGCGGAGAAGGGTGGCTCGCTCGTGCGCTTTTTGCCAGAGGGGTGTCTGTTACTGGCGTCGATGCAACCGAAAAGCTAATTAGCCAAGCCAGACAGTTTGGGGGCGGTGAGTTTCAGATTTTGCCATACGATCAGATATCAAGCAGCGCCATACCTGGTCGATATGATCTTGCGGTCTGTAATTTCTCACTCTTGGGAAAGGATTCTGTCGAGTATCTTTTTAAAACCCTGCCTGAATTATTGCAACCTCAAGGGCGGTTTATCGTTCAAACCCTTCACCCTCATGCAAGTTATGGTCAGGCGAGATATGAAGACGGGTGGCGCAGTGGATCATGGGATGGCTTTAGTCAAGAGTTTGTTGATCCTGCTCCCTGGTATTTTAGAACTCTCGAATCATGGGTTAACTTATTTTTGAATAACGGTTTTACATTAGGCGAGCTTAAAGAAACAATTAATCCACAAACGGGAGCTTTGGCTTCGTTGATTTTGGTTGGAGGCGTGAATCCGTAA
- a CDS encoding putative transporter yields MSEVALSILILSVVAIIGLWIGGFKVKGVGLGIGGVLFGGLIVGHFTAKNGWHLDAHSLHFIKEFGLILFVYTIGIQVGPGFFASLKSSGLRLNGLAASIVILGGLVAVMLHFIFDLELNVFLGIYSGAVTNTPSLAAGQQILQELGLNSEQTSTLGLGYAMAYPFGILGILLSMWVVRIFFKVNIDQESEQFDQGSHNKKSKITSTNVMVSNSNLENITLSALTKLIGTEVICSRLKSDGELKVPKPDSILKMGDVLHLVASTKEQLKQAVMIVGTEVNESLSTQGTDFLSDRVVVTNENMLGKKLSEIDLKHNHHVVISRQNRAGVELIANKDSVLQFGDILNIVGKEKDVNEVGKMLGNVASKLNHVQMLPIFIGISLGVLLGSLPIHISGLPAPLKLGLAGGPLIVAIILARIGSVGRLYWFMPPSANLALREIGIVLFLAVVGVNSGAHFVDTLVNGDGLSWMGYGVAITLLPLLIVGFVARWWMKLNYLSLCGLMAGSMTDPPALAFANSIHPTSGASALSYATVYPLVMCLRILSPQVIAVLLWVSV; encoded by the coding sequence ATGAGCGAAGTCGCACTTTCGATACTGATCCTATCAGTAGTCGCAATTATTGGTTTATGGATAGGTGGTTTTAAAGTCAAAGGAGTTGGCTTAGGCATTGGAGGCGTATTATTCGGCGGATTGATCGTCGGTCACTTTACTGCAAAGAACGGCTGGCATCTTGATGCCCACTCCTTACACTTTATTAAAGAATTTGGTCTGATCCTTTTTGTCTACACAATCGGCATTCAGGTAGGCCCCGGGTTTTTTGCCTCTTTAAAAAGCAGTGGTTTACGTTTAAACGGCCTAGCCGCAAGTATCGTTATTCTTGGCGGTCTGGTAGCGGTCATGCTTCACTTTATTTTTGACTTGGAGCTAAACGTTTTTCTAGGTATCTACTCTGGTGCGGTGACCAATACACCTTCCCTCGCAGCCGGACAACAAATTTTACAGGAGCTTGGCCTAAACTCTGAGCAAACCTCGACACTGGGTTTGGGTTACGCGATGGCCTACCCCTTCGGTATCCTCGGCATATTGCTTTCCATGTGGGTTGTCCGCATTTTCTTCAAGGTCAATATCGATCAAGAGTCGGAACAGTTTGATCAGGGTAGCCATAATAAAAAATCCAAAATTACCTCTACCAACGTAATGGTCAGCAACAGCAACCTGGAAAATATCACCTTATCTGCCTTGACCAAACTAATCGGTACCGAGGTTATTTGTTCCCGTCTCAAATCCGATGGCGAACTCAAAGTGCCCAAACCCGACAGCATACTCAAAATGGGCGACGTGCTGCATTTGGTTGCTTCGACCAAAGAACAACTGAAACAGGCTGTCATGATCGTTGGTACGGAAGTCAACGAGTCCCTATCAACCCAGGGTACCGACTTCCTCAGTGACCGGGTGGTGGTGACCAACGAAAACATGCTGGGCAAGAAACTTAGCGAAATCGACTTAAAGCACAATCACCATGTCGTTATCTCACGCCAAAACCGTGCGGGTGTGGAACTGATTGCCAACAAGGATTCTGTCCTCCAGTTTGGTGACATTCTTAACATCGTTGGTAAAGAAAAGGACGTAAACGAAGTGGGAAAAATGCTGGGTAATGTGGCCAGTAAATTGAACCACGTCCAGATGCTGCCGATTTTTATCGGTATTAGCCTCGGGGTTTTGTTGGGGTCTTTACCTATCCATATTTCCGGTTTGCCGGCACCGTTAAAACTTGGCCTTGCAGGCGGGCCACTTATCGTAGCCATTATTCTGGCCAGAATCGGCAGTGTTGGTCGCCTCTACTGGTTCATGCCGCCCAGTGCTAACCTGGCATTGCGGGAAATTGGGATCGTCCTGTTCCTCGCAGTGGTTGGTGTAAACTCCGGTGCCCATTTTGTCGACACATTGGTAAATGGCGACGGTTTAAGCTGGATGGGCTACGGCGTGGCAATTACGTTACTACCGCTGCTCATTGTTGGTTTTGTTGCCAGATGGTGGATGAAACTGAACTACCTTTCTTTGTGTGGTTTGATGGCAGGTTCCATGACAGATCCACCCGCCCTGGCCTTTGCCAATTCCATCCACCCAACCAGTGGTGCCTCTGCGCTTTCCTACGCAACAGTTTATCCATTGGTAATGTGTTTGCGAATATTATCCCCTCAGGTTATCGCCGTTCTCCTGTGGGTCTCAGTCTAA
- the blaDIM gene encoding DIM/SIM/IMP family subclass B1 metallo-beta-lactamase — protein MNIRSYYLLLIIFLGCMSFAREAIPRLEIIEIDKGVFLHKSYSQVEGWGLVSANGLVVVNDHKAFIVDTPWSDRDTEKLVDWIRSKSYELLGSISTHSHDDRTAGIKWLNNHSIPTYATTLTNNILRDKGKAQARNSLEGNENALANGLLEVFYPGGGHTIDNVVVWLPKHQILFGGCFVRSRETEGLGYIGEAHIDKWPASAEKLLTNYSNAKIVVPGHGAVGDVELLRHTKYLAVKASSKAEKSIAKVLSE, from the coding sequence ATGAATATACGATCATATTATCTTTTGTTAATTATTTTTTTGGGTTGTATGTCTTTCGCTAGAGAGGCTATTCCCCGTCTGGAAATTATCGAAATTGACAAGGGTGTTTTTCTGCACAAATCATATAGCCAAGTTGAAGGTTGGGGTTTGGTGAGTGCAAATGGTCTTGTTGTAGTTAATGATCATAAAGCCTTTATTGTTGATACCCCCTGGTCTGACCGAGACACAGAAAAACTTGTGGATTGGATCCGTTCAAAGAGCTATGAGTTGCTGGGGAGTATTTCCACTCATTCGCATGATGACAGAACCGCCGGAATAAAATGGTTAAACAATCATTCTATCCCCACTTATGCAACGACGTTAACCAACAATATATTGCGGGATAAAGGCAAGGCGCAAGCAAGGAACTCGTTAGAGGGGAATGAGAATGCGTTAGCGAATGGCTTGCTGGAAGTGTTTTATCCGGGAGGTGGCCACACCATTGATAATGTGGTCGTGTGGTTACCGAAACATCAAATATTATTTGGCGGTTGCTTTGTTCGTAGTCGTGAGACCGAAGGGTTAGGATACATTGGGGAAGCTCATATCGATAAATGGCCTGCTTCGGCGGAAAAGCTTCTTACTAATTATTCAAACGCAAAAATCGTTGTTCCTGGTCATGGGGCAGTAGGGGATGTTGAGCTGTTAAGGCATACAAAGTATCTAGCGGTAAAGGCTTCCAGTAAAGCAGAGAAGAGTATTGCAAAAGTGCTCTCTGAGTAA
- a CDS encoding SRPBCC domain-containing protein: MTTNNNKNVEPTILTRDYQAPIQLVYEAWTQVEHLAKWMMPQAGFECEYTRSDIRAGGSTLHKMTSPDGHQMWLLTEYEALTPPTCIVFRQYMSNQLGDKLSNPQMPGWPKELRTTVELTEIADNQTRLTLTWQPMNATDVEIKVFNASRPHHGKGWGAGLEQLGKYLSR, encoded by the coding sequence ATGACAACGAATAATAATAAGAACGTGGAGCCGACAATCCTGACGCGGGATTATCAAGCCCCAATTCAACTGGTCTACGAAGCCTGGACGCAAGTTGAGCATCTGGCTAAGTGGATGATGCCGCAAGCCGGATTTGAGTGTGAGTACACCAGATCCGATATTCGTGCCGGGGGAAGTACCCTGCATAAAATGACTTCGCCAGATGGCCATCAAATGTGGCTGTTAACGGAATACGAAGCCCTGACCCCGCCCACTTGTATTGTCTTCCGTCAATATATGTCGAACCAACTTGGCGATAAGCTGAGTAATCCACAAATGCCAGGTTGGCCAAAAGAGCTCAGAACAACGGTAGAGCTGACGGAAATTGCAGATAATCAGACCCGTTTAACTCTGACCTGGCAACCCATGAACGCAACAGACGTTGAGATCAAAGTGTTTAATGCCTCACGACCTCACCATGGTAAAGGCTGGGGTGCGGGGTTAGAACAGCTAGGCAAGTACCTTAGTCGGTAG
- a CDS encoding GNAT family N-acetyltransferase: MDIIRYTSKYQRQCLLLFDSNLGTYFVECERAKFQTFLENYASTYPYFVIEQHGVVVACGGYEQEEEHVTFSWGMVDRSLHGRGIGKKLVEFRLNEILQEYPDRQIKIDTSQLTQGFYEKMGFVAYEVEKNGYAAGLDKVFMRYTNARG, translated from the coding sequence ATGGACATTATTCGTTATACATCGAAATATCAACGCCAATGTTTACTGTTGTTTGATAGCAACCTCGGAACGTATTTCGTGGAGTGTGAACGGGCTAAGTTTCAAACCTTTTTAGAAAATTATGCCAGCACTTACCCCTATTTCGTGATTGAGCAACATGGAGTTGTTGTGGCTTGCGGTGGATATGAGCAAGAGGAAGAGCATGTCACGTTTAGCTGGGGGATGGTGGATCGCAGTCTTCATGGCCGAGGTATCGGCAAAAAGCTTGTGGAGTTCAGGCTCAATGAAATTCTTCAGGAATACCCGGATCGACAAATAAAAATAGACACTTCACAGCTTACTCAAGGCTTTTATGAAAAAATGGGGTTTGTTGCCTACGAAGTTGAGAAAAATGGTTATGCTGCCGGTTTGGATAAAGTATTCATGAGGTATACGAATGCTAGAGGCTAA